In Bacteroidota bacterium, the sequence GGTCACCCGCCTGCTCGCCGCCGCCAACGACGGCGACGACGCGGCCCTGGACGCACTGCTGCCGCTGCTCTACACGGAGCTGCACGCGCTCGCCCATCGCCAGCGCCAGCGCCAGCGCGGCCCAGCCACCCTCAACACGACGGCGCTGCTGCACGAGGCCTACGAGAAGCTCGCCCACGCCGACGGGCAGTACGCCAACCGCAGCCACTTCTTCCGCATCGCGGCGCAGGCCATGCGGCAGATCCTTGTGGACTATGCGCGGCGGCGGCTGGCCGTCAAGCGCGGCGGCGGCGTGGGCGCCGCGACGTTCGAGGACGGCGGCTTCGCGCCCGACGCCCGCTCAGAGGAGATCGTCGCCCTCGACGAGGCGCTCGTCCACCTCGCTCAGCTGAGCGAGCGGCAGGCGCAGGTGGTCGAACTGCGCTACTTCGCCGGGTTCACGCTGCCCGAGGTAGCCGACCTGCTCGGCATCTCCGCGGCGACGGCGTGGCGCGACTGGGCCGCCGCGCAAGCCTGGCTCCAGCAGGCGCTCGGCGAGGGGTGATGGTGTGAACGCATTCGACACCGGGAGCGGAATAGCGCAGGACGTGGTGCATGTCGGCCCCGATCCAATACGCGACACGGAATACGCAACCCGCTTCGATCACGATGACGATGGTCCAGACATGCACCGTGAGCCTCCAGCGGTCTGCGACTGACGAGATGGCTCCCACTTCTGCGTAGCTCTCAGGAAACACCCCTGCTGTGCCGACGATGACCCCGACCCCCGAGCGCTGGGCGCGCCTCACCAACCTCCTCGGCGACGCCCTCGAGCGGGCGGGCGCCGAGCGGGCGGCCTACCTGCGCGAGGCGTGCGCCGACGACCCGACGCTCGTCGCGGAGGTGGAGCGCTTGCTCACGGCGCACCAGGCCGCAGAGTCGTCGCAGCGGTTCGCGAGCGGCGTGTTCGACCTCGCCCCGGCGGCGCTCGCGGAAGCGGCCCCGCTCCCCGACATCGGCCCCTACCGGCTCGTCCGCGAGATCGGGCGCGGCGGCATGGGCACGGTGTGGCTCGCCGAGCGCGCCGACGGCCTCTTCGAGCAGCGCGTGGCCGTGAAGCTCATGCGCGCGGGCGTTGTCTCGGAAGACCAGCACCGCCGGTTCGGTGCCGAGCGGCGCATCCTCGCCCGGCTTGACCACCCGCACATCGCCCGCCTCCTCGACGGCGGCATGACGGCCCCGATGCCGGGCGTGGGCGTGGGACAGCCCTACCTCGTGATGGAGTACGTCGAGGGCGTCCCAATCACGACCTACTGCCGCGAGCGCGCCCTCCCGCTCGCCGACCGCCTCGCCCTCTTCCGGACCGTCTGCGAGACGGTCGCCTACGCGCACCAGAACCTCGTCGTCCACCGCGACCTCAAGCCCTCCAACATCTTCGTTGCCAACGATGCTGACGGGACGCCCGGCCCCGACAAGCCCACGGTGAAGCTCCTCGATTTCGGCATCGCGAAGCTGCTCACCGACGAGGAGACGCTCGACGCCTCCACGCCGGTGACGCGGACGGGGCAGGCGCTCATGACGCCGGAGTACGCCGCGCCGGAGCAGGTGCGCGGCGAGGCCATCACCACGGCCACGGACGTCTACGCGCTCGGCGTGGTGCTCTACGAACTGCTCGTCGGACACCGGCCGTATGCCATCGAGGACCGCTCGGCGACGGCCGTCGAGCGCGCCGTGCTGGAGGCCGAGCCGACGAAGCCCAGCACGGCGCTCCGGGCCGCCTCGCCGCCCGCGCTCGCCGCCGACCCTACGCGGCTGGCCCGGCGGCTGCGGGGCGACCTCGACACGATCGTCCTGAAGGCGTTGCGCAAGGAGCCCGAGCGCCGCTACCGCTCCGCCGCCGACCTCGCCGACGACCTCCGCCGCCACGCCGAAGGCCTCCCCGTCACGGCCCGCCCGGATACGCCGGGCTACCGTGTCCGCAAGTTTGCGACGCGGCACCGAGCGGGCGTGGCGGCGAGCGTGGCGCTCGCGGCGGCGCTGCTGCTGGGGCTCGGCGGGACGCTCTGGCAGGCCCAGCTCGCCCAGACGGAGGCCGCCAAGGCCACGGCCGTCAACGACTTCCTCGTCGGCATGCTCGCCGCGGCCGACCCTACCGAGGAAGGCCGCGACGTGCGCGTGGCCGCTCTGCTCGACCGCGCGGCGGCCGACCTCGACAGCAGCTTCGCCGACCAGCCGCTCGTGGAGGCCGACCTGCGCGCCACCCTCGGCGTGGTCTACACCGAACTGGGGCTCTACGACGAAGCGACCACGCTGCTGGAACGCGCCCTGGCCCTGCTTCGCCAGGCGCATGGCCCTCAGCATCCGCAGGCCATCGAGACCCAGTCCCGGCTGGGACGGCTGGCCGTGCTCCAGGGGGCGTATGCGTACGCCGACTCCCTCCTCACCGATGCCCTCCAGGCGACGCGCCACGCACCCGGCGACGCGGCCCGTGCCAACCTCTACAGCAACCTCGGCTACGCCCGCTACGTGCTCGGGGACTATGCCGGCTCGGAGGAGGCCCACCGCGAGGCCGTGCGCCTCCTCGAAGCGCAGACACCGCGGGAGGAGATCGAGATCGCGTCCGCGCTGGGCAACGTCGCCATCGTGCTCTCCGACCTGGGCCAACTCGAAGAAGCGACGCCGATCCTGGAGCGCCAGGTCGAGATCTACCGCACGCACCTCGGCCCAGACAACAGCCGGCTCGCGCGCGCGCTGGCCAACCTGGGCTCGGTCTACTACGACCGCGCCCTGGGCCCCGAGGCCGTGGCGGTCCTGACCGAGGCCGTGGACATCTCCACCCGCGTGCTCGGAGCCGACAACACCGAGCGCGGCTGGGCCCTCGGCAACCTCGGCTCGGCGTTCACGCTCGTAGGCCGGGCGGAGGAGGCAGAGACGGCGTTCCGCGAGTCCCTCGGCATCTACCAGGCCACGCTCGGCGAAGACCACCCGCGCACCGCTGGGGCCCACCTGCGCCTCGGCCGCCTCATCTACCTCGAAGGGCGGCTGGCCGAGGGGGTGCCCCACGCCGAGCGCGCCACGGCCATCTGGCAAGCCGCGCTCCCGGACGACCATCCGGCCATTGCGCTCGGCCTGATGACGATGGGCGAGATGCACGCCGACCGGGGGGCGGCCGTCGCGGCGGAAGCGGCGCTCCGCGAGGCGTATCGCATCCGCCGCGTGGCGCTCCCCGAGGACCACCCCGACACGGCGGAGAGCGCCAGCGTCCTGGGCGCGCTCCTAGCCCAGCACGGCACGCCCGCCGAGGCCGAGGACCTCCTCCGCGCAGGCTACGCGTCGTTGCGCAGGGCGGCAGGACCCGACGACAGCCGCACCCAGCAGGCCGCCAACCACCTCCGCGCCTTCTGCGACGCCCACGACTGCACCGCCGCCTCGCGCGCTGCGCTCGAAGGCTGACCGCCAGCGCTCCTGCACAGCACGAGCGCTGCGACCTCGATGCCTACCGCGGCGGCACCGACTCGGTGCTCGGCCGAGAGCGTGCGCACGCAGGAGGCCGCCGAGCGTCTGCGTACGCTCTGCGACTGCTACGCTTGCGACGCTAGCTCGGTGGAGGCGCTGCAGCTGATAGCGAACGTGCAGCGGACGAGCTCTGAGCGCGTCTGGCGCATGGGTAGGGAGATACGCGTTCTTGCCGCATGCTCTCCCACTTCCTACACAGTCATCCCCGCGCACGCGGGGACCCACGAGGCTTCTCTGACG encodes:
- a CDS encoding serine/threonine-protein kinase; the encoded protein is MTPTPERWARLTNLLGDALERAGAERAAYLREACADDPTLVAEVERLLTAHQAAESSQRFASGVFDLAPAALAEAAPLPDIGPYRLVREIGRGGMGTVWLAERADGLFEQRVAVKLMRAGVVSEDQHRRFGAERRILARLDHPHIARLLDGGMTAPMPGVGVGQPYLVMEYVEGVPITTYCRERALPLADRLALFRTVCETVAYAHQNLVVHRDLKPSNIFVANDADGTPGPDKPTVKLLDFGIAKLLTDEETLDASTPVTRTGQALMTPEYAAPEQVRGEAITTATDVYALGVVLYELLVGHRPYAIEDRSATAVERAVLEAEPTKPSTALRAASPPALAADPTRLARRLRGDLDTIVLKALRKEPERRYRSAADLADDLRRHAEGLPVTARPDTPGYRVRKFATRHRAGVAASVALAAALLLGLGGTLWQAQLAQTEAAKATAVNDFLVGMLAAADPTEEGRDVRVAALLDRAAADLDSSFADQPLVEADLRATLGVVYTELGLYDEATTLLERALALLRQAHGPQHPQAIETQSRLGRLAVLQGAYAYADSLLTDALQATRHAPGDAARANLYSNLGYARYVLGDYAGSEEAHREAVRLLEAQTPREEIEIASALGNVAIVLSDLGQLEEATPILERQVEIYRTHLGPDNSRLARALANLGSVYYDRALGPEAVAVLTEAVDISTRVLGADNTERGWALGNLGSAFTLVGRAEEAETAFRESLGIYQATLGEDHPRTAGAHLRLGRLIYLEGRLAEGVPHAERATAIWQAALPDDHPAIALGLMTMGEMHADRGAAVAAEAALREAYRIRRVALPEDHPDTAESASVLGALLAQHGTPAEAEDLLRAGYASLRRAAGPDDSRTQQAANHLRAFCDAHDCTAASRAALEG
- a CDS encoding ECF-type sigma factor gives rise to the protein MSLPPHEVTRLLAAANDGDDAALDALLPLLYTELHALAHRQRQRQRGPATLNTTALLHEAYEKLAHADGQYANRSHFFRIAAQAMRQILVDYARRRLAVKRGGGVGAATFEDGGFAPDARSEEIVALDEALVHLAQLSERQAQVVELRYFAGFTLPEVADLLGISAATAWRDWAAAQAWLQQALGEG